One segment of Streptomyces sp. TG1A-8 DNA contains the following:
- a CDS encoding ferredoxin, producing MDIAIDHGRCIGAGQCALIAPQVFDQRIEDGLAVLLVERPDDSQREAVREASESCPLGAISVREDPPARG from the coding sequence ATGGACATCGCGATCGACCACGGCAGGTGCATCGGCGCGGGCCAGTGCGCGCTGATCGCCCCGCAGGTCTTCGACCAGCGGATCGAGGACGGCCTGGCCGTCCTGCTGGTCGAGCGCCCCGACGACAGCCAGCGCGAGGCGGTGCGGGAGGCGAGCGAGTCCTGCCCGCTCGGCGCCATCTCCGTACGCGAGGACCCGCCCGCGCGCGGCTGA
- a CDS encoding cytochrome P450: MKTRPDPAVIPTDRGRCPFDPPAEYARLRTEEPVSPVTFQVAPKDPSGWLVTRHDLVRQILSDDRFSHRNELLAHVVAPPFPMAEYAPQPSPPGSFAKMDAPEHTKYRRLLAGHFTLRRIQQFEPELRSIVDGALEEMAAKGSPVDLVSAFAEVVSLRSVCSLMDVSPELMDGIAEHFAALMTLTYTLEEFIHHVESMDALIRPMVRERMAEQGDDFFGRLSATGELTEEELVNLAVLTLGGSLDTTPNMLALSTFALLEHPDQLALLRERPELYEEGAVDELLRYLTISQLGSSRCALEDVEIGGRTVRAGQTVVLSLPAANRDPEVFEDPDRLDVTRVPRKHLALGFGAHQCLGQHLARASLRIGLGRLFDRFPTLRLAEPAQEVPLRDRAVHYGVDRLLVGWD; this comes from the coding sequence ATGAAGACCAGGCCCGACCCCGCCGTGATCCCCACCGACCGCGGCAGGTGCCCCTTCGACCCGCCGGCCGAGTACGCCCGGCTGCGCACGGAGGAACCGGTCAGCCCCGTCACCTTCCAGGTGGCGCCGAAGGATCCCTCCGGGTGGCTGGTGACCCGGCACGACCTGGTGCGGCAGATCCTGTCGGACGACCGTTTCAGCCACCGCAACGAGCTGCTCGCGCACGTGGTCGCCCCGCCGTTCCCGATGGCGGAGTACGCCCCGCAGCCCTCTCCGCCGGGTTCCTTCGCCAAGATGGACGCCCCCGAGCACACCAAGTACCGCAGGCTGCTGGCGGGCCACTTCACGCTGCGCCGGATCCAGCAGTTCGAGCCGGAGCTGCGGAGCATCGTGGACGGCGCGCTGGAGGAGATGGCGGCCAAGGGCTCGCCGGTGGACCTGGTGAGCGCGTTCGCCGAGGTGGTCAGCCTCCGTTCGGTGTGCTCGCTCATGGACGTCTCGCCGGAGCTGATGGACGGCATCGCCGAGCACTTCGCCGCGCTGATGACGCTGACGTACACGCTGGAGGAGTTCATCCACCACGTGGAGTCGATGGACGCGCTCATCCGGCCGATGGTGCGCGAGCGGATGGCCGAGCAGGGCGACGACTTCTTCGGCCGGCTGTCGGCCACCGGCGAGCTGACCGAGGAGGAGCTGGTCAACCTGGCGGTGCTCACGCTGGGCGGCTCGCTGGACACCACCCCGAACATGCTCGCGCTGAGCACCTTCGCCCTGCTGGAGCACCCGGACCAGCTGGCGCTGCTGCGCGAGCGGCCGGAGCTGTACGAGGAGGGCGCGGTGGACGAGCTGCTGCGGTACCTGACCATCTCGCAGCTCGGCTCCAGCAGGTGTGCCCTGGAGGACGTCGAGATCGGCGGGCGCACGGTCAGGGCCGGGCAGACGGTGGTGCTGTCCCTGCCGGCCGCCAACCGGGACCCGGAGGTCTTCGAGGACCCCGACCGGCTGGACGTCACCCGGGTCCCGCGCAAGCACCTGGCCCTCGGTTTCGGCGCGCACCAGTGCCTGGGCCAGCACCTGGCCCGGGCGAGCCTCAGGATCGGGCTGGGCCGGCTGTTCGACCGGTTCCCCACGCTGCGGCTGGCCGAGCCCGCCCAGGAGGTCCCGCTGCGGGACCGCGCCGTGCACTACGGCGTGGACCGGCTGCTCGTGGGCTGGGACTGA
- a CDS encoding acyltransferase, which translates to MHRQRARSVRTAVDSRADSVHTVRTGHAGGDRVRLSGFDLLTGPWYIPLTFFYRKTLDAEALRDSLARTLRHYPVLAGRLRRDADGGLSVVCDDAGVRFTEAWSPDAMGDFGHDLRSEPVAGNLVREVTAFGVVDRDTPLLKIRLTQMRGGGSVLAVMINHTLADGASALSFLQNWSHEHLGLPWEKPNHAREVLDSLGRPSPSAAVREGRALVTVGRLRRLAATARLAARRLTTVTTRFHAAELAAMKEDARASLPGSGAWVSTNDTLTAHLWRVYGQLRERPADAPEWLGLVVGARTRLGGELPAGYWGNCVSSSWTSTTAAALRTASLGALALGVRRCLESTTEDKLRDEIAFLNSLRRKGISRRVMSARAHDAFDASLSVNNWSRFPLYGVDLGGGRPFWYEFPDVPVPTVHITPTPDEDGGRDVYLCLLEEHAGELAGPGWQARLHPFR; encoded by the coding sequence GTGCACAGACAGCGGGCCCGGAGCGTGCGCACGGCCGTGGACAGCCGGGCCGACAGCGTCCACACGGTGCGGACCGGGCACGCCGGCGGCGACCGGGTCCGGCTCAGCGGCTTCGACCTGCTGACCGGACCGTGGTACATCCCCCTGACGTTCTTCTACCGCAAGACGCTGGACGCCGAGGCACTGCGGGACTCGCTGGCGCGCACGCTGCGGCACTACCCCGTGCTGGCCGGGCGCCTCAGGCGCGACGCGGACGGCGGTCTGAGCGTGGTCTGCGACGACGCCGGGGTGCGCTTCACCGAGGCGTGGAGCCCGGACGCGATGGGCGACTTCGGCCACGACCTGCGCAGCGAACCCGTGGCCGGGAATCTGGTGCGCGAGGTCACCGCCTTCGGCGTGGTCGACCGGGACACCCCGCTGCTGAAGATCCGGCTGACGCAGATGCGCGGCGGCGGCTCCGTGCTGGCGGTGATGATCAACCACACCCTGGCCGACGGGGCCAGCGCCCTGTCCTTCCTGCAGAACTGGTCCCACGAGCACCTCGGCCTGCCCTGGGAGAAGCCGAACCACGCGCGGGAGGTGCTGGACTCGCTCGGGCGGCCCTCCCCCAGCGCGGCGGTGCGCGAGGGCCGGGCACTCGTCACCGTCGGCCGCCTCCGCCGCCTGGCCGCCACGGCCCGCCTGGCGGCCAGGCGCCTGACCACGGTGACGACCCGGTTCCACGCGGCGGAACTCGCCGCGATGAAGGAGGACGCCCGCGCCTCGCTGCCCGGGTCCGGCGCCTGGGTGTCCACCAACGACACGCTCACGGCCCACCTGTGGCGGGTCTACGGACAGCTGCGGGAACGCCCGGCGGACGCGCCCGAGTGGCTGGGACTCGTCGTCGGCGCCCGCACCCGGCTGGGCGGGGAGCTGCCCGCCGGCTACTGGGGCAACTGCGTCAGCAGCAGCTGGACGTCGACCACCGCCGCCGCGCTGCGCACCGCCTCCCTCGGCGCGCTCGCGCTGGGCGTGCGGCGGTGCCTGGAGAGCACCACGGAGGACAAGCTGCGCGACGAGATCGCCTTCCTCAACTCGTTGCGCCGCAAAGGGATCTCCCGGCGCGTGATGTCCGCCCGGGCGCACGACGCGTTCGACGCGTCGCTGTCGGTGAACAACTGGTCGCGGTTCCCGCTCTACGGCGTCGACCTGGGCGGCGGCCGGCCCTTCTGGTACGAGTTCCCCGACGTCCCGGTGCCCACGGTGCACATCACGCCCACGCCCGACGAGGACGGCGGCCGCGACGTGTACCTGTGCCTGCTGGAGGAGCACGCGGGCGAACTGGCGGGCCCCGGCTGGCAGGCACGGCTGCATCCGTTCCGCTAG
- a CDS encoding cytochrome P450, which yields MARQGTPDVLDPAPVADAAGRAPTVAPDGGATLLRWAARMRAEQPAWRDDAGNVHVFRHADVQRILADPAVFSSDTVGRLSGGERQAPRGTLLLLDPPMHGKMRRLVSKAFTPGLIAGLEPWITELTGGLLDRAPADRFDLVDTLANPLPVTVIARMLGVPTADRDLFQGWADQLLSTDPEDPESVRRMEETAVTISSYLQGFIEDRRSRPQSDLLGTLVAAELDGERLEDEDITSFATLLLLAGHITTSVLLGNTLMCLDGDEELFARVRQDRSLIPAVLEETLRLRPPFTRIERVTTEDTTLAGLDVAANTLVHLWLLSANRDETVFEAPDAFRPERTNARQAAFGHGIHYCIGAPLARLEGRIALEALLDRYTRIGVDPEARLSWHGTNVFGARHLPLCVERA from the coding sequence GTGGCGCGACAAGGCACTCCGGACGTGCTCGACCCGGCACCCGTGGCGGACGCCGCCGGCCGTGCCCCCACGGTGGCTCCCGACGGCGGGGCCACGCTGCTGCGGTGGGCGGCGCGGATGCGGGCCGAGCAGCCCGCCTGGCGGGACGACGCCGGCAACGTGCACGTCTTCCGGCACGCGGACGTCCAGCGGATCCTGGCGGACCCGGCGGTCTTCTCCTCGGACACGGTGGGCCGCCTGTCGGGCGGTGAGCGGCAGGCGCCGCGCGGCACGCTGCTGCTGCTCGACCCGCCGATGCACGGCAAGATGCGGCGCCTGGTCAGCAAGGCCTTCACGCCGGGGCTGATCGCGGGCCTGGAGCCGTGGATCACCGAGCTGACCGGGGGACTGCTCGACCGGGCCCCGGCGGACCGGTTCGACCTGGTCGACACCCTGGCGAACCCGCTGCCGGTGACGGTCATCGCCCGGATGCTGGGCGTGCCGACCGCCGACCGGGACCTCTTCCAGGGCTGGGCGGACCAGTTGCTGTCCACCGACCCGGAGGACCCGGAGAGCGTGCGGCGCATGGAGGAGACCGCGGTCACGATCTCCTCCTACCTCCAGGGCTTCATCGAGGACCGGCGCAGCCGGCCGCAGAGCGACCTGCTGGGCACGCTGGTGGCGGCCGAGCTGGACGGGGAGCGGCTGGAGGACGAGGACATCACCAGCTTCGCCACCCTGCTGCTGCTCGCCGGGCACATCACCACCTCGGTGCTGCTCGGCAACACGCTCATGTGCCTGGACGGCGACGAGGAGCTGTTCGCGCGGGTCCGGCAGGATCGCTCGCTGATCCCCGCCGTGCTGGAGGAGACGCTGCGGCTGCGCCCGCCGTTCACCCGGATCGAACGGGTCACCACCGAGGACACGACCCTCGCCGGTCTGGACGTGGCGGCCAACACGCTGGTGCACCTGTGGCTGCTGTCCGCCAACCGCGACGAGACGGTCTTCGAGGCCCCGGACGCGTTCCGGCCGGAGCGGACCAACGCCCGGCAGGCGGCCTTCGGGCACGGCATCCACTACTGCATCGGCGCACCGCTGGCCCGGCTGGAGGGCCGGATCGCGCTGGAGGCGCTGCTCGACCGGTACACGCGCATCGGGGTGGACCCCGAGGCCCGGCTCTCCTGGCACGGCACCAACGTCTTCGGCGCGCGCCACCTGCCCCTGTGCGTGGAGCGGGCCTGA